A region from the Vicia villosa cultivar HV-30 ecotype Madison, WI linkage group LG3, Vvil1.0, whole genome shotgun sequence genome encodes:
- the LOC131656542 gene encoding uncharacterized protein LOC131656542 produces MASQESSLLTDFDHVKAAVTEFARGFNHSYYQPLHLAILNGDWESTKAFIDNDPTALTAKVTILGRNALHVAAVGAQWKLVEKLLQHMPANTVAELDLMGCTCLHYVAMGESVNAARALVAKNSSVTQVTDFKGFTPLIYSITSTKCKEMVWYLVLNTTDERPGCPFSGPSSSHLVALLTAAGFHDITMYLLQHYPNLATISDSNGSIILNVLSKLPSHFQSGHKLGFWKRCIYHCVPVELESGNAIWNALQIFVPSIKLIRDTKLRDVYAVKLVEFVSSQASTRNDNQFWQSFVSADIIFSATSSGIVELLTICFRFFPDLVWTHIPNEGYVAQIAIKNRQEKVFNLLCKMPIICKLLVLALDESQNTTSHMAARFAPQVESISGAAFQMQRELQWFKEVEKLDHPLHKEVKNQDGKTAWQVFKQEHKPLLEEGKNWIKDTSNSCMLVATLIATIAFAAAITVPGGNNQDKGIPIFLKDNTFMVFVVSDALALFSSMASLLVFLAILNARFAEEDFVMVLPERLILGLASLFIAIVTTMVAFGAALSMLVKDRVKWAPIPIALLACVPIVLFTKLQLSLFIEMMISTYGSHFSYIKK; encoded by the exons ATGGCATCTCAAGAATCAAGTTTACTCACGGATTTCGATCACGTCAAGGCTGCTGTCACCGAGTTCG CTAGAGGATTTAACCACAGTTACTACCAGCCGCTGCACTTAGCGATACTAAACGGAGACTGGGAATCTACAAAGGCTTTCATTGACAACGATCCAACCGCATTGACAGCAAAGGTTACGATACTTGGCAGGAATGCACTCCATGTTGCAGCTGTAGGAGCTCAGTGGAAACTTGTTGAGAAACTGCTCCAACATATGCCTGCAAATACGGTTGCAGAATTGGATTTAATGGGCTGTACTTGCCTTCACTATGTCGCAATGGGCGAGAGCGTAAACGCTGCCAGGGCACTGGTGGCTAAAAATTCTTCTGTTACACAAGTTACTGATTTTAAAGGATTCACACCATTGATCTATAGTATCACATCTACCAAATGTAAAGAGATGGTTTGGTATCTTGTTTTGAATACGACGGACGAAAGGCCTGGTTGTCCGTTCTCCGGTCCCTCTTCTAGTCATCTTGTTGCTTTGCTTACTGCCGCCGGATTTCACG ATATCACCATGTATCTTTTGCAGCACTATCCTAACTTGGCCACTATTTCTGATTCAAATGGAAGCATTATACTAAATGTTCTGTCAAAATTGCCATCACACTTTCAAAGTGGACACAAGCTTGGGTTTTGGAAAAGATGCATTTACCACT GTGTTCCTGTGGAACTTGAATCTGGAAATGCAATATGGAATGCACTTCAAATTTTTG TTCCTAGCATAAAACTAATTAGAGATACGAAATTGAGAGATGTATATGCTGTGAAATTGGTAGAATTTGTTTCCTCGCAAGCTTCAACCAGGAATGACAATCAATTCTGGCAATCTTTTGTGAGCGCGGACATTATTTTCAGTGCAACATCATCAGGCATAGTTGAGCTTTTAACTATTTGTTTTCGGTTTTTTCCTGATTTGGTTTGGACTCACATTCCGAATGAAGGATACGTGGCTCAAATCGCTATCAAGAATAGGCAAGAAAAAGTTTTTAATCTTCTATGCAAGATGCCAATAATTTGCAAGCTTTTAGTGTTGGCATTAGATGAATCTCAGAACACTACATCACATATGGCAGCAAGGTTTGCTCCTCAAGTAGAGTCAATTTCAGGTGCAGCATTTCAAATGCAAAGAGAATTGCAGTGGTTTAAG GAAGTAGAGAAATTGGATCACCCTCTCCACAAAGAAGTTAAAAACCAAGATGGTAAAACAGCTTGGCAAGTGTTCAAGCAAGAGCATAAACCATTACTTGAAGAAGGGAAGAATTGGATAAAGGATACATCAAACTCTTGTATGTTAGTAGCAACTCTTATTGCGACAATTGCTTTCGCGGCTGCAATAACAGTACCTGGAGGTAACAACCAGGACAAAGGAATACCAATATTCTTGAAAGATAACACATTCATGGTATTTGTTGTGTCAGATGCATTAGCCTTGTTTTCTTCAATGGCTTCTCTTCTGGTGTTTTTAGCGATCCTAAATGCACGCTTTGCCGAAGAAGATTTTGTCATGGTGTTACCGGAGAGGTTAATATTAGGTTTGGCTTCTTTGTTCATTGCTATAGTGACTACAATGGTAGCATTTGGTGCAGCTCTGTCTATGCTGGTGAAGGATAGAGTTAAATGGGCTCCAATTCCTATTGCTCTTTTGGCTTGTGTTCCAATTGTTCTATTTACAAAGCTTCAACTTTCTTTATTCATAGAAATGATGATATCAACTTATGGATCTcatttctcatatataaaaaaataa